From a single Centropristis striata isolate RG_2023a ecotype Rhode Island chromosome 14, C.striata_1.0, whole genome shotgun sequence genomic region:
- the LOC131984303 gene encoding T-cell differentiation antigen CD6-like — MQLVKCIFIVQLSFLCQALQNSSTQTEPTDVQVTAEGNNTGGIIQEEINSDPYVHRLSGKCSFALKMPENRKSDVVAISADYTDTVVEQICQDLDCGSVYHVNKTSSPPNVTCFNRCVHREGRLQNCSKSVGGNCAVVTEAVCGHQAVRLAGGSDRCAGRVELWRDGRWGTVCDDQWDLRDADVVCAQLGCGYALSVTGQGGSFPPGRGPVYRDELNCTGRERNLWACPAAQNDSDCGHKEDAGVVCSEMRAVRLTGGLDRCSGIVEIHRNGSWGTVCDNCWSESMASMVCSMLQCGAKPKQYTRFLPPLAHNNGTLFYYICDGKMRNLWQCKEYFNNKNLCAYSKASGVICNGSLGFPAATTASTANATVITKWTTESTTPAVQAKGFALPSPELLIAIALALLFLVLLITNTVLCCHYRRKHAFLIQQAHTSQRTPSEHHHNSYQDAVDLIKVTPNPLQAEVPSNPRYLWTQLSSVDSTSVDTDYEQYDPSNDPSVPLSTFRNSQRYRTDVNPLRPSGLDSLFEEVPEPTEPVMGTFEGNDGGPDEPQYARVSKISMDSFDTSSTSSGECYENTNNGYIMVTPEGQSQSCVANAAFDPLRLVLRKDKLHPGQTSNLQNSGDSDSGPIYSPVSPDQDSSSEDDYDDIGS; from the exons ATGCAGCTGGTAAAATGCATTTTCATCGTCCAACTCAGCTTCCTATGTCAAG CTTTGCAAAACTCGTCCACACAAACAGAACCGACTGATGTCCAGGTGACAGCAGAGGGAAATAATACAGGAGGGATAATACAAGAGGAAATCAACA GTGACCCTTATGTTCACAGACTTTCTGGTAAATGCAGCTTTGCTCTCAAGATGCCTGAAAACAGGAAGAGTGATGTGGTTGCAATATCGGCGGACTACACAGACACAGTGGTGGAACAGATCTGTCAGGATCTGGACTGTGGCAGCGTCTATCATGTGAATAAAACCAGCTCGCCTCCCAATGTCACCTGCTTTAACCGCTGTGTGCACAGAGAGGGTCGTTTGCAGAACTGTTCGAAGAGTGTGGGTGGTAACTGTGCTGTGGTTACTGAAGCTGTTTGTG GCCACCAGGCGGTGCGGCTGGCCGGAGGCTCGGACCGCTGTGCTGGCCGGGTGGAGCTGTGGAGAGACGGGAGGTGGGGCACCGTGTGTGACGACCAGTGGGACCTGCGGGACGCCGACGTGGTGTGCGCCCAGCTGGGCTGCGGTTACGCCCTCAGTGTGACAGGACAGGGCGGCTCCTTCCCCCCGGGCAGAGGACCCGTGTACCGGGACGAGCTGAACTGTACCGGCAGAGAGCGGAACCTCTGGGCCTGTCCGGCCGCTCAGAACGACTCTGACTGCGGACACAAAGAGGATGCTGGGGTCGTATGCTCAG AGATGAGAGCAGTCAGACTGACTGGAGGTCTGGACCGCTGCTCTGGTATAGTGGAGATCCATCGTAATGGCAGCTGGGGTACGGTGTGTGATAACTGCTGGAGTGAAAGCATGGCCTCCATGGTGTGCTCCATGCTGCAGTGTGGTGCAAAGCCTAAGCAATACACCCGGTTTCTTCCTCCTCTCGCTCACAACAACGGGACACTGTTTTACTATATATGTGATGGAAAGATGCGGAATCTGTGGCAGTGTAAGGAGTACTTCAATAATAAAAACTTGTGTGCATACTCAAAAGCATCGGGCGTCATCTGTAACG GTTCCCTCGGGTTCCCTGCAGCCACCACAGCCTCCACAGCTAATGCAACTGTGATAACCAAGTGGACGActg AAAGTACCACCCCAGCTGTTCAAGCTAAAGGCTTCGCCTTACCGTCTCCAGAGCTGCTCATCGCCATCGCTCTAGCTCTTCTCTTCCTCGTGCTTCTGATCACAAACACGGTGCTCTGCTGCCATTACAGAAGAAAACACG CCTTCTTGATCCAGCAGGCGCACACCAGCCAGCGAACTCCGTCTGAACATCATCACAACAGCTACCAAGACGCCGTCGACCTCATCAAGGTCACCCCCAACCCTCTGCAGGCAGAAG TCCCCTCCAACCCCAGGTATCTTTGGACCCAGCTTAGTAGTGTTGACAGCACGTCAGTAGATACAGACTATGAGCAGTATGACCCAAGCAATGACCCGTCTGTCCCTTTATCAACCTTTCGGA ATTCTCAGAGGTACAGAACAGACGTGAACCCTTTGAGGCCCTCGGGTCTCGACAGCCTCTTTGAGGAAG tCCCTGAACCAACAGAGCCAGTGATGGGAACCTTTGAAGGCAATGATGGCGGCCCTGACGAGCCTCAATATGCCAGAGTGTCAAAGATCTCAATGGACTCATTTGATACCTCCAGTACGTCCTCGGGGGAATGCTACGAAAACACAAACAACGGCTACATCATGGTCACTCCCG AAGGACAGAGCCAATCATGTGTTGCCAACGCTGCCTTTGACCCTTTACGACTCGTCTTAAGGAAAGATAAACTTCATCCCGGACAAACATCAAACCTGCAGAATTCAG GTGATAGTGATAGCGGCCCCATTTACTCCCCTGTGAGCCCCGACCAAGACTCTTCATCTGAGGATGACTACGATGATATCGGCTCCTAA